A genomic stretch from Arachis stenosperma cultivar V10309 chromosome 3, arast.V10309.gnm1.PFL2, whole genome shotgun sequence includes:
- the LOC130970391 gene encoding NAD(P)H dehydrogenase (quinone) FQR1: protein MAPTKVYIVYYSMYGHVEKLAEEIKKGAASVEGVEAKLWQVPETLPEEVLGKMGAPPKSDVPIITPNELPEADGLLLGFPTRFGLMAAQFKAFLDATGGLWRTQALAGKPAGIFYSTGSQGGGQETTPLTSITQLVHHGMIFVPIGYTFGAGMFEMEKVKGGSPYGAGTFAGDGSRQPTELELAQAFHQGKYFAEIAKKLKGSQ, encoded by the exons TTACTATTCCATGTATGGCCATGTTGAGAAGTTAGCTGAAGAGATTAAAAAGGGTGCTGCTTCGGTGGAAGGAGTAGAAGCAAAACTCTGGCAG GTACCTGAAACACTACCTGAAGAGGTACTTGGGAAGATGGGAGCACCTCCAAAGAGTGATGTGCCGATTATTACACCCAATGAGCTACCTGAGGCTGATGGATTATTGCTTGGATTCCCAACGAGATTTGGACTCATGGCTGCTCAGTTTAAGGCATTCTTGGATGCAACTGGAGGCCTATGGCGTACACAGGCACTAGCAGGAAAGCCTGCCGGAATCTTTTACAGCACCGGTTCTCAAGGAGGCGGACAGGAGACCACCCC ATTGACATCCATTACTCAGCTCGTTCATCATGGGATGATCTTTGTGCCGATTGGATACACATTTGGTGCTGGGATGTTTGAGATGGAGAAGGTGAAGGGTGGCTCCCCATATGGTGCTGGTACCTTTGCCGGGGACGGCTCCAGACAGCCAACTGAGTTGGAATTGGCTCAGGCTTTCCATCAGGGGAAGTACTTTGCTGAGATTGCCAAGAAGCTAAAGGGATCTCAGTGA